From a region of the Alnus glutinosa chromosome 1, dhAlnGlut1.1, whole genome shotgun sequence genome:
- the LOC133863499 gene encoding calnexin homolog, translated as MEGSWKIHPLQQVIAALLIASFASQICASDVIYYEPFDQPFEGRWIASQKDDYKGVWEHSKSEGHDDYGLLVSEKAKKYAIVKELDQISLKDRTVVLQFEVRLQDGLECGGAYLKFLRPQEAGWQPKEFDNDSPYSIMFGPDKCGSTNKVHFIFKHKNPKTGDYVEHHLKSPPSVPSDKLSHVFTAILKPDNDLSILIDGEEKKKANVLSADDFEPPLIPEKTIPDPNDKKPEDWDERAKIPDPNAVKPDDWDEDAPMEIEDEEAVKPEGWLDDEPDEIDDPDSIKPEDWDDEEDGEWEPPKIDNPKCESAPGCGEWKRPTKSNPAYKGKWHAPLIDNPDYKGIWKPQQIPNPDYFELEKPDFEPIAAIGIEIWTMQDGILFDNILIAGDEKLAESYRLTTWKPKFDIEKEKQKAEEAAAGLSDGLSGLQKKVFDLLYKIGDIPFLDAYKPKIIDLIEKGEKQPNITIGVIASIVVVILTVFFRILFGGKKTAAIVSETHEAAPAETSTNQEESSGEKEEEEHEKEDAAAAPPRRRSTRREN; from the exons ATGGAAGGGAGCTGGAAAATCCATCCACTCCAGCAGGTGATAGCAGCGCTGCTGATTGCTTCCTTCGCCTCTCAGATCTGCGCTTCCGATGTG ATCTACTACGAGCCGTTTGACCAACCTTTCGAGGGGCGCTGGATTGCGTCTCAGAAGGATGACTACAAAG GTGTCTGGGAGCATTCAAAAAGCGAGGGACATGACGATTATGGCCTTCTGGTTAGCGAAAAGGCGAAGAAGTATGCAATAGTAAAAGAGCTGGACCAGATTAGCCTCAAGGACAGAACAGTTGTTCTACAGTTTGAGGTGCGGCTCCAGGATGGGCTAGAATGTGGTGGTGCATACTTGAAGTTCCTCCGACCCCAAGAGGCTGGATGGCAACCTAAGGAATTTGATAATGATTCTCCATATTCCATCATGTTTGGACCTGACAAATGTGGCTCCACAAACAAGGTGCACTTCATCTTTAAGCACAAGAACCCCAAGACTGGGGATTATGTTGAGCACCATCTGAAGAGCCCCCCTTCTGTGCCCTCCGACAAACTCTCCCATGTCTTCACTGCAATACTGAAACCTGATAATGACCTTAGTATTTTAATAGATggggaggagaagaagaaggcaaATGTCCTCTCTGCTGATGATTTTGAGCCGCCTTTAATTCCTGAGAAGACAATTCCTGACCCAAATGACAAGAAGCCGGAGGACTGGGATGAACGGGCTAAGATTCCAGATCCAAATGCTGTGAAGCCAGATGATTGGGATGAGGATGCACCCATGGAAATTGAAGATGAAGAAGCTGTGAAACCTGAAGGATGGTTGGATGATGAGCCTGATGAGATTGATGATCCTGATTCTATAAAGCCAGAAGATTGGGATGACGAAGAAGATGGTGAATGGGAGCCACCAAAAATTGATAATCCGAAGTGCGAGAGTGCACCTGGTTGTGGTGAGTGGAAGAGGCCAACGAAGAGCAATCCTGCTTATAAAGGAAAATGGCATGCTCCTTTAATTGATAACCCAGATTATAAGGGCATATGGAAACCGCAACAAATCCCTAATCCTGATTACTTTGAGCTTGAGAAACCTGATTTTGAGCCCATTGCTGCCATTGGCATTGAGATCTGGACAATGCAGGACGGCATATTGTTTGACAATATTCTCATTGCGGGTGATGAGAAGCTTGCAGAATCGTACAGGCTAACAACATGGAAGCCAAAGTTTGACattgagaaagagaaacaaaaggcTGAAGAAGCAGCTGCTGGTCTTTCAGATGGCCTCTCTGGCTTGCAG AAGAAGGTTTTTGACCTTCTTTACAAGATAGGGGACATTCCTTTCCTGGATGCATACAAACCAAAGATCATT GATCTCATCGAAAAGGGAGAAAAACAACCCAATATAACAATTGGTGTTATTGCTTCAATTGTGGTGGTTATTTTGACAGTTTTCTTTAGAATCCTTTTTGGTGGTAAAAAAACAGCG GCCATTGTCAGTGAAACACACGAAGCTGCACCTGCAGAGACCTCCACCAATCAAGAAGAAAGCAGTGGGGAGAAGGAGGAAGAGGAGCATGAGAAGGAGGATGCTGCTGCTGCCCCTCCTCGTAGGAGGTCTACCAGAAGGGAAAACTGA
- the LOC133863489 gene encoding pentatricopeptide repeat-containing protein DOT4, chloroplastic-like yields MYVLPCAHAQIQPYIFMSDKHPLSTTQSKYSRNLRINTRLAGELDRRVFDEIPVSDTRTFAWNNLIQTHLANEDFHLVISTYRQMLLRGTARPDRRTLPRVLTASWRSGDIFIGKQVHGHALKLGFSSDHYVVTALIEMYGRLDSVDIARWVFEKSPHRNPVSWTLLARLYIKQNKPGLAIDIFKQMVDSGDEIDSVALATAVGACGMLKSLQQGRKLHRIARKCGLEFDALVSNTLLKMYIDCGSIKDARAIFVGIPSKDVISWTALINGYVKKGGFNEGLKLFRQMNMEGLVKPDSLTFSSVLPACARMAAHKHGKEIHGYLLRSGIDLNLMVQNAVMDMYVKSGFIEYASRIFTRMKHKDVVSWTVMILGYSLHGQGEQGVHLFCTMERKSSIHIDQVIYAAVLHACSTARMVEQGKFYFSCIKAPKVADYSLMVGLLARAGLFDEARIFIEERKVERHAEVLKALLDGCRNHQQLVLGKRVIEQLCDLEPLNADNYVLLSNWYANSERWVMVDKLRQTVRDMGLNPKKAYSWIEFRNKVHVFGTGDVSHPRSERIYGELQCLLKKIEDQGYRPNPDFSLHDVEEERECIQIGHSEMLAISFGLVTTQPSATIRVTKNLRVCRNCHDSAKLISKTVGREIILKDLNYFHHFKDGFCSCGDFW; encoded by the coding sequence ATGTATGTCCTTCCGTGCGCGCACGCACAGATTCAGCCCTACATTTTCATGTCTGATAAACACCCACTTAGCACTACCCAATCCAAATATTCCCGTAATCTTCGAATTAACACCAGGCTGGCTGGTGAATTGGACCGCCGAGTGTTCGATGAAATACCTGTTTCAGACACGCGCACATTTGCTTGGAACAATCTTATCCAAACCCACCTCGCTAATGAAGATTTCCACCTTGTCATTTCAACTTACCGACAAATGCTGCTCCGGGGTACTGCGCGTCCCGATAGGCGCACCCTACCTCGCGTTTTGACTGCTTCTTGGCGTTCCGGCGATATATTTATCGGCAAACAAGTCCATGGGCACGCTCTCAAGCTTGGCTTTTCTTCCGACCACTATGTAGTTACTGCTTTGATCGAAATGTATGGCCGTCTTGATAGCGTTGATATCGCGAGGTGGGTTTTCGAGAAGTCCCCTCATAGGAATCCCGTTTCTTGGACTCTGCTAGCCAGGTTGTACATCAAGCAAAACAAACCCGGTCTGGCTATTGATATATTTAAGCAAATGGTTGACTCAGGGGATGAGATAGATTCGGTGGCGTTGGCAACGGCAGTTGGTGCCTGTGGCATGTTAAAATCGCTGCAACAAGGCAGGAAGCTCCACCGGATTGCTAGGAAATGTGGATTGGAGTTTGACGCGTTGGTCAGCAATACCCTCTTGAAAATGTACATCGATTGTGGCAGTATTAAAGATGCTCGGGCAATTTTTGTTGGAATACCATCAAAAGATGTCATTTCATGGACGGCACTTATTAATGGGTATGTGAAGAAAGGAGGATTCAATGAGGGTCTTAAATTATTTCGGCAGATGAATATGGAGGGATTGGTAAAACCTGATTCTCTCACATTCTCTAGCGTTCTACCAGCCTGTGCAAGAATGGCGGCGCACAAGCATGGCAAAGAAATTCATGGCTACCTGCTTAGAAGCGGTATCGACTTGAATCTCATGGTCCAGAATGCTGTTATGGACATGTATGTGAAATCAGGATTCATCGAATATGCTTCAAGGATTTTTACGAGGATGAAGCATAAAGATGTGGTTTCATGGACTGTGATGATATTGGGCTATAGTTTACATGGACAAGGAGAGCAGGGAGTTCATTTGTTCTGCACGATGGAGAGGAAGTCGAGCATACATATAGATCAAGTCATATATGCTGCTGTCCTCCATGCTTGTAGCACGGCACGCATGGTTGAACAAGGAAAGTTCTATTTCAGCTGCATCAAGGCACCTAAAGTCGCAGACTATTCTTTAATGGTTGGTCTTCTAGCTCGCGCTGGGCTGTTCGATGAGGCAAGGATCTTTATTGAGGAACGAAAGGTTGAAAGGCATGCGGAGGTTCTGAAAGCACTGCTAGATGGCTGCAGAAACCACCAACAATTAGTATTAGGTAAGCGAGTCATTGAGCAGCTCTGCGATTTGGAGCCTCTTAATGCCGACAACTATGTGCTACTCTCTAACTGGTATGCTAACAGCGAAAGATGGGTGATGGTTGATAAATTGAGGCAAACAGTAAGAGACATGGGTTTGAATCCTAAGAAAGCTTATAGTTGGATAGAGTTCCGAAACAAAGTTCACGTCTTTGGCACGGGGGATGTATCCCACCCAAGATCAGAGAGAATATATGGGGAATTACAGTGTTTgctaaagaaaatagaagaccAAGGATATCGGCCTAATCCAGATTTTAGTCTCCATGATGTGGAGGAAGAGCGAGAGTGCATTCAAATTGGGCATAGTGAAATGTTGGCCATTTCTTTTGGGCTCGTCACCACACAACCGAGTGCAACAATTCGCGTAACTAAAAACCTCCGTGTGTGTCGCAATTGCCATGATTCTGCAAAGCTTATATCCAAGACAGTAGGACGAGAAATCATACTTAAGGATTTAAATTATTTCCATCATTTTAAGGATGGATTTTGTTCATGTGGcgatttttggtga